A portion of the Lolium rigidum isolate FL_2022 chromosome 1, APGP_CSIRO_Lrig_0.1, whole genome shotgun sequence genome contains these proteins:
- the LOC124653256 gene encoding chaperone protein dnaJ 11, chloroplastic-like, which yields MISAPPLMQAPPAAAGFRRASPCSSRRATVRCAVAVASAPPAGRCTLYEVLGLQAGATGGEIKAAYRRLARELHPDVAGAAGDSFIRLHDAYATLSDPDARARYDRDVVANAYAQPPASRPSPHSFWGRPRRTWETDQCW from the coding sequence ATGATCTCTGCCCCTCCGCTCATGCAAGCCCCGCCGGCCGCTGCTGGGTTCCGTCGTGCCTCCCCATGCTCCTCCCGAAGGGCCACGGTCCGGTGCGCCGTGGCCGTCGCGTCGGCGCCGCCGGCCGGGCGGTGCACGCTCTACGAGGTGCTTGGACTTCAAGCCGGCGCGACGGGCGGCGAGATCAAGGCCGCGTACCGGCGCCTGGCGCGGGAGCTGCACCCGGACGTGGCTGGCGCGGCCGGCGACAGCTTCATCAGGCTCCACGACGCGTACGCCACGCTCTCCGACCCGGACGCCCGCGCGCGCTATGACCGCGACGTCGTTGCCAACGCCTACGCTCAGCCGCCCGCTTCCAGGCCCTCGCCGCACAGCTTCTGGGGCCGGCCTCGACGCACCTGGGAGACCGACCAGTGCTGGTAG